One window of the Solanum stenotomum isolate F172 chromosome 11, ASM1918654v1, whole genome shotgun sequence genome contains the following:
- the LOC125844518 gene encoding putative disease resistance RPP13-like protein 1, which yields MGEHDFEKLKSLFKSEQLRTLLAINILEHYYYNIKLRKRVLHNILPRLRSLRALSLSHYQIKELPNDLFIKLKLLRFLDLSLTYIEKLPDSVCELYNWETLLLSDCNYLKDLPLQIEKLINLRHLDISNTWRLKMPLHLSKLKSLQVLMGAKFLLGGLRMEDLGEAQNLYGSLSVVKLQNMVDRREAVKEKMREKNHVEKLSLEWSDSSSADNSQTERDILDELCPHTNIKEVEITGYRGKKFPNWLADLSFLKLVQLSLRNCKDCYSLPALGQLPCLKFLSIRGLNGRKNSMVGVVFDDAQLFTSQVEGMKQIEPTILKRIEISRCRKLKLEAPVGEMSMFLEYVGEMSMFLDCKNVIYHLSYSQEHANCGYRIATTLLRF from the exons ATGGGAGAACATgactttgagaaattgaaatcaCTCTTTAAATCAGAGCAGCTGAGGACATTACTTGCAATCAATATCCTTGAGCACTATTATTACAACATAAAGCTAAGGAAGAGGGTGCTGCATAACATACTGCCAAGACTAAGATCCTTAAGGGCATTATCATTGTCTCATTACCAGATTAAGGAGTTGCCAAATGACttgtttatcaaattaaagctcCTCAGATTTTTGGACCTTTCTCTGACATATATTGAAAAGTTGCCTGATTCTGTTTGTGAATTGTATAACTGGGAGACACTTCTCCTGTCAGATTGTAATTATCTTAAGGACCTACCGCTGCAGATAGAGAAGTTGATTAACTTGCGTCATCTTGACATAAGCAACACTTGGCGCTTGAAGATGCCCCTACATCTGAGCAAGTTGAAAAGCCTCCAAGTGCTAATGGGAGCCAAGTTTCTTTTAGGTGGTTTGAGAATGGAAGATTTGGGTGAAGCACAGAACTTGTATGGATCTCTATCTGTTGTAAAGTTGCAAAATATGGTTGATAGAAGGGAAGCTGTGAAGGAAAAGATGAGGGAGAAGAATCATGTTGAGAAGTTATCATTGGAGTGGAGTGACAGTAGTAGTGCCGACAATTCACAAACTGAAAGAGACATACTTGATGAGCTATGCCCACATACAAACATAAAAGAAGTCGAAATCACTGGATATAGAGggaaaaaatttccaaattggCTAGCTGATCTTTCATTTCTTAAGCTAGTACAATTGTCTCTTAGAAACTGCAAGGACTGTTATTCCTTGCCAGCACTAGGACAACTCCCTTGTTTAAAATTCCTTTCGATTAGAGGGTTGAATGGACGGAAGAATTCTATG GTTGGAGTTGTTTTTGATGATGCTCAACTGTTTACATCCCAAGTTGAGGGAATGAAGCAGATTGAG CCCACTATCTTGAAGAGAATTGAGATATCTCGTTGCCGGAAATTGAAATTGGAAGCGCCAGTTGGTGAGATGAGTATGTTTCTGGAGTATGTTGGTGAGATGAGTATGTTTCTGGATTGCAAAAATGTGATATATCACCTGAGTTACTCCCAAGAGCACGCGAATTGTGGGTACAGGATTGCCACAACCTTACTACGTTTTTGA